The DNA window TTGTGTGGTTCCATGTAGGCATTCAGTAGTGCATTAAATTTGTGAAACAAAAGGAGTCGGTTTTTGTCCAAGTGTTGCATATGGTTTATTCTCTGAGTTATTTTCCTCTGCAGTTGGATCAATTGACTGCAATGCTTGTTAACGTTTCTTGTCAGCTCAGGGACATACATCTTTACATGATCATCGGCGACTACGGGCAATTCGTCACTTGGACTGCTTCTGTTGGAAACACTTCCTGTTGAAGAAGCCCCCCCCGTTAGGTCTTCCAACCCTCCGGAACTGCGCCCATATCGATTGATGAAATTTTCTTGGTATGTTGCGTAGTCGTACGATACGTATTCCTCTAAAGTGAGTTCCTCTTCCGTGGGAGTGGCATCCCCGTTGGGTGAATTCCACCCCTCGGGGTCGACACAACCGTCGTGCACCTTCTCAGTTATGCTTTTCCCCTCACTGAAGGGATCACTCCCCCGTTTTGcattccattttgaagtcAGTAtggtgttccttttttttaaatactcaCTTTCGCTATGTTCAGACCCCCTTCTTAACTCTCCTGCTATGGGTTCAGATCCCCTCATCTGCCTGTCACCTCCTCCACGGGTTCTGCCTTTCTGTTCATACAAAAACTGGTACATGTGTCTATACTGGAAAAGTTCCAAATCGTAGGGTCGGTTCGAAAGCAGCAGCATGGCTTCATTTATTACGTGGAAGTAGTCTTCTCCTGCTCcccctgctgctgcttctcctcctccttcgttTGCCTTCTCCAGCGTTTTTTCTTGCATCCGGTTTGTCCTCTGTCTGGTAGAGGTACTTCGCCCCCCCCCTGGGTTGCCAGCACATCTGAGGTCCCGAAAGAAGGACTCATAAAATGGCTGCCTCTTATCATAGTGCTCAAATAATTGGGTGCTGTCAATTAGGAACCCGATGCATAGGAGCAACTCCTTGCACATTTGAAAATGGCACTTGAGAAGGTGGTACAGCCTAGGGTACTCAAAATGCTCAAGAAGAAGCACAGCCATGGGGGACACGATATTCAGATCTTCCACATAAGGAGCATTATCCATTCCTAGTTCCTCCACGAAGTGGTCTCCTCCGTTTTCATCTCCATCATCCGCTTCGTCTGCATCGTCTGCATCACCCGCTTCGTCCGCATCATCCGTTTCGTGTGCACCACTACGGTAGGTGCATTCTTCTCCCCAGGGAGTGTTTCCCACGTCGCCACTGCCACGTGAACCCTTTGCACCTGAGGGGGTTCTACCCGGTGTAGTACACCCAGTAGCATCTTTCCCCCTCGAGAATATTTCCCGTTCTACCCtagaaatttctttttctacgTACGCGCTGTAGGTCGGTTTGAATCTCCTCTTAAAATCGAAACAGTACAGTAGAGACAAATCATTAATGAGGAAGTTATAACAAATAAttaccttcttttttttcttcccatttttctcacATTTTCCTCTTCTCAGTAAATCTGCCGTTATGTAATCTataccaaaaaaattgaacactCTGCAAATGTGTTCTAGGCTCTCCTTGATTGATATGTTCATTGAGTGTAGAGGAGGTGGTCTGTCTCTCACTAGGTTGGAGGTTCCGATAAAATTTCTCGGTGCAATTATAAATAGAGGGGAGAGGCTATTCAGGGTGCACtacggtaaaaaaaaggggcaaaattATGCAattgaaaaatgcaaagaggggggaattttccttttttttatggggcatttttttttttttctcactcaACTTGGGATGAGTTAGCacaaaagaagagaaaaaaaaacaaatggcgTGTTGAACGGAAGATCTGTTGCTAATCCGTCGCCTTTAAATGACCCAAGGGTGAGAACTTTGTGCATTGCCAAGGCATCCACAACGGAGTGGTGCAAAATTAAGCGAAGCAGGGGGTCAAACAGATTTCTGCTCAATCTGGAGACCCACCAACCAAGTGAGCGTTTCGCATgtggcacaaaaaagaaaaaagagaaaaaaaagggataaccTTCCAAAGGCGAGAAACAGGGGAAACTTATCATTcatttattcattcatttattcgttttattttttgtgaggACCACTTTTCACCCTTTACAAAAACTGATTGAGCGTCCCTCTCGCGCGAGCCAATTTATCACAACTTATAGTgtggacagaaaaaaaaaaaaaaaaaaaaataggaagtaGCCCCATTTCGCCGCCTCTCAAAGAACGCCTTTGGAGACcgacccccttttttctgccaaGGCGACTTTCGAAGCAAGCCGAAGAGGCTGGGCTGCTTTATGTGATGAGGTCCGCCAAAACATTTCCCGCAAAGTGAAGAATCGGGATGATCAAATATACCTTTATATAATTACCACGCGGATTGACCATTCTATggcaaggtaaaaaaaaaggtactcaacaacgaagaagaagcaagcATGGAGTTCTCCCTCATATCAGCTGGATCCGATGCGGTAAAGccagggcaaaaaaaaaatggaaagaagtggaaaaaagtggaaaaaagtggaaaaaaaggaaaatcgccccttttttccccgtgcGCGCACTATTCCGATGTTTCACTTATTTAAGCCACATGGCGCAGCATACGTAGTTGGACACGTCGACatgcttttccatttttttgcgtgtctACATGATGAGGAGCCTCCCCCATGATAATATGCATCACATCACATCTCATGCACATGCTTATGCTTATGCTCATGatcatgctttttttttttttttttcccgcttcCCCATTGGGGTCATTCCAGAAAATTTACAAGTGCGTTTTCATCGGGAAGGAGGCAGTGAAGAAGGAGATTTTCCGAAAACATTATCgacacaaaaaaatcgatGCGAAGATCCGAAAATTAAGAGTTTCtaacgaaataaaattcacaaaaaagcTAGCCAGCATAAACATAGATGTACCGATTCTCTACTTTGTAGAtgtgaatgaaaaaagtttGTATCTAGAATTTGTCAAAGGGTTCACCATTAATCAGattcttaaaaatgtaaaagaatACGAACCCAATATTCCTAGATGCATAGGCAAGGTGCTAGCGAAAATACACAATGGGAATATAATCCATGGTGACTTCACAACGTCTAACTTGATTTTGAGGAATTCCTACATTGGTGATGGATGTACCATTTTGGATTCGGCTACTGGGTTGCCTTACCAGTTGGACGACGCGGACTCGATACCGCTCTGCGTCATTGACTTCGGTTTGTCGTTCTTGTCTGCCTCGGTCGAGGTGAGACTGAAGGGGATGGCACCGATTTTGGTGTGTACATCTATGCAGCTTGGCGTAACGTCTACGCAGCTTCGTCTGTACATTCGCGAGGGATGGCAACCGACGCGACATTTCTCTTCCACATCCCACTCCCTGTAGGACAAAGCGGTCGACCTGTTCGTCCTTCTGAAGGCCATCAAAAGCTTCCATAGCGAGTTCGCTCTCCTGGTAAGATGACCAATTTTGGTGTAACACATATGAGTGAACAGTTGGCCCATCATTAAGCTTCACGCCTACATGTATAACCTAATCACAGCAGCATGATGACAATGATGAACCGCCTGACTTTGacttattcttttttctccccttttccctCTCATCCCGAACGTATCACACAGGAGGAGGACATCCTCTCAGGGTACCAAACCAAATCAAACAACTTTGAcgaaataaagaagaaattagAAATAGGTAATAAGGCCATACTTGGGGGTATCACTTTACACGATATTACATACGACCTTATGTTAAGCCGCATTACACGTGTGCCATAatttgccccattttgcgctttt is part of the Plasmodium cynomolgi strain B DNA, chromosome 1, whole genome shotgun sequence genome and encodes:
- a CDS encoding hypothetical protein (putative), encoding MNISIKESLEHICRVFNFFGIDYITADLLRRGKCEKNGKKKKKVIICYNFLINDLSLLYCFDFKRRFKPTYSAYVEKEISRVEREIFSRGKDATGCTTPGRTPSGAKGSRGSGDVGNTPWGEECTYRSGAHETDDADEAGDADDADEADDGDENGGDHFVEELGMDNAPYVEDLNIVSPMAVLLLEHFEYPRLYHLLKCHFQMCKELLLCIGFLIDSTQLFEHYDKRQPFYESFFRDLRCAGNPGGGRSTSTRQRTNRMQEKTLEKANEGGGEAAAGGAGEDYFHVINEAMLLLSNRPYDLELFQYRHMYQFLYEQKGRTRGGGDRQMRGSEPIAGELRRGSEHSESEYLKKRNTILTSKWNAKRGSDPFSEGKSITEKVHDGCVDPEGWNSPNGDATPTEEELTLEEYVSYDYATYQENFINRYGRSSGGLEDLTGGASSTGSVSNRSSPSDELPVVADDHVKMYVPELTRNVNKHCSQLIQLQRKITQRINHMQHLDKNRLLLFHKFNALLNAYMEPHNVVVNIADLDDLNNSIQGKKCLDRTRSMGSKNKKVDLMHNAMFTVEVDFERDRENVKNKLCGRETGVNKAASAFPSKGHNSAGGGGVSPRRGGYPINHSSNVEEELLDDVNYEHVLSDRVTINEFFLLNDPALYNRVCHVYRNGVNLFHVEQLRAVFWLWLQSIFPDGAVGEEETESDDASVNGGSEGPSASVDLFDLNNHKFFYDNLVAPAEPETLSIHVLSDLNNFEQNFKLLKEYLLDKGCTIGYNKVTAKVGGKPYDHTTKLSSMTKYVNDLHAEFVAYCNYKKRAKDVSDEMFVDFLETKKKSMTISSSVEKEDYTNLASIVNRHLIGIDKILRYNPILNFTNVVEGIKSQNFIRTEVDVSRVDSQDWHNMYAFHRKKRGGVPSPLGEVTTTRTDHLPPNHVINFTTNSKYQINTKPKTYASTIFNYSDQFISNNDIYSFSENVSKSGNEFAAFVKGKREKCRHNFHHVLRKVERYMNCVAYNL
- a CDS encoding p53-related protein kinase (putative), with product MEFSLISAGSDAKIYKCVFIGKEAVKKEIFRKHYRHKKIDAKIRKLRVSNEIKFTKKLASINIDVPILYFVDVNEKSLYLEFVKGFTINQILKNVKEYEPNIPRCIGKVLAKIHNGNIIHGDFTTSNLILRNSYIGDGCTILDSATGLPYQLDDADSIPLCVIDFGLSFLSASVEDKAVDLFVLLKAIKSFHSEFALLEEDILSGYQTKSNNFDEIKKKLEIVKQRGRKRPMCTLVEHA